The DNA region GGCGTCAACCCGGCGACGGCCGGGCTTCCCGAGGGCCCAGGCAGCGCACCACCGTGGACGCAGTGGTCACCGCCGCCATAGAGGTCGCCGACAGTGAGGGCCTGAGTGCGCTGACCATTCGGTCGGTCGCCGCCGGGCTGGGTATCACCCCGATGGCCACCTACACCTACGTCGCAGGCAAGGCCGAACTGCTCGATCTGATGCTCGACACCGTGTATCAGCAGATGCCGCGGGCAACTCTGTCCGGAATGGCCTGGAGGGAAAAGGTTTCGGTGATCGCCGAGGAGAACCGAGGGATGTTCGAACGCCATCCCTGGGTAGCGTCGGTGGCCACCACCCGGCCACCGCTGGGTCCGGGCATGATGGCCAAGTACGAGCACGAACTGCTCGCCTTCGACGGTGTCGGCCTCTCCGATGTCGAGATGGACGCCGCCCTGACCTATGTCCTGGGCTTTGTCACCTCTGTAGCCCGAATCGCCATCGACACCGATCGCGCGTCTGCGGACAGTGGCGTGAGCGACCGCGACTGGTGGGAGCGCGCGGCGCCACTGTTGGCCGACGTCCTGGACGCTGAACGGTTCCCTCTGGCCACGCGGGTGGGGGCGGCGGCAGGCGAGAGGCACGGCAGTGCCTACAGCGCCGCCCACGCCTACGAGTTCGGTCTGGCGCGGGTATTGGACGGACTCGCTGCGCTCATCGACGGGCGCTGACAACAGGTCTTCCCGCGAGGCCCGACAACTTGTATGATGAGTTGCAACACACATCATACAAGTTGCGAGGTAGAGCTATGTCCGACCGAATCCGGCACCTGAGGCTGTCGCACGTGGTGTTGCCGCTGGACCATCCGGTGAGCGACGCCAAGGTGCTCACCGGCCGCCAGAAGCCACTGACCGAAACGGTGATGCTGTTCGTCGAGGTGCTCACCGAAGACGGTTTCCAGGGAACAGGTTTCAGCTACTCCAAACGTGCCGGCGGGCGAGCCCAGTACACACACCTGTGTGAGGTCGCCGAAACGGTGCTCGGCCAGGACCCGTCCGACATCGACAAGATCTACCAGTCCCTTCTGTGGGCCGGCGCTTCCGTCGGCCGCTCCGGGACGGCCACCCAGGCGATCGCGGCACTCGACGTGGCGCTGTGGGATCTCAAGGCCCGACGCGCGGGGCTGCCTCTGGCGAAACTCCTGGGCTCTCATCGTGATTCGTGCAGGGTGTACAACACCTCGGGGGGTTTCCTACAGGCCTCGGTCGAGGAGATCAAAGAGAAAGCCACAGCGTCCGTCGAGTCGGGCATCGGCGGCATCAAAATCAAGGTGGGTCAACCAGATTGGCGGACCGATCTGGAGCGGGTGGCCGCGCTGAGGGAGCATCTCGGCGACACCCCGCTCATGGTTGATGCCAACCAGCAGTGGGGTCGCGCGCGTGCTCGACGGATGTGCCGCGAGCTCGAACAGTACGATCTGATCTGGATCGAGGAGCCCCTCGACGCGTGGGATGCAGTCGGCCACGCCGATCTCAGCCACACATTCGACACCCCGATCGCGACGGGGGAGATGCTCACGTCGGTCGCCGAGCACATGGCGCTCATCGATGCGGGCTACCGGGGCATCGTGCAACCCGACGCACCGCGCATCGGAGGCATCACGCCGTTCCTGCGCTTCGCCACCCTGGCCGCGCACGCCGGCCTGGCGCTGGCGCCGCACTACGCGATGGAGATCCATCTTCACCTCGCGGCGGTGTACCCGACCGAACCGTGGGTAGAGCACTTCGAGTGGCTGAATCCGTTGTTCAACGAACGCATCGAGATTCGCGACGGACGGATCTGGCTGTCCGATCGGCCCGGGCTCGGCTTCACACTGAGCGACCGGATGCGGGAACTCACGGTGGCCAGCGCTGAGTTCGGTGCAGGGTGATGAGCGCTCGCGCGAAGAATAGAAGACGATGATGTGACTGTGGAGACGTCACTGGCGCAGCGGGTGGTCGCGGGACTCAAGGACAAGATCTTCTCGGGCGACCTTCCGCCGGGGCACAAGTTGCCGTCGGAGGCGGAGCTCATCGACGAGTTCGGGGTGTCCCGCACCGTGGTGCGCGAGGCAGTCACCCGGTTGCGCGCCGAGGGCCTGCTGGAAACATTCCAGGGCCGAGGATCGTTCGTGCTGGCCGTCCCGGCACCGTCGTCGTTCACCGTCGAGTCGTCGGCATTGCGGACCCACCGCGACGTGCTCGACATGATCGACTTCCGGCTGGGCGTGGAGAGCGAGACGGCCGCGTTGGCAGCGGCCCGCATCAACCCGGCGGGACAGAAGACGATCACGGCGGCCCTCGATGCGTTCGTCGCTGCCGCACCGGCGGACGCGGTCGAGGCCGACTACCTCTTCCACCGCGCCGTCGCGGCGGTCAGCGGTAACCGGTTCTGTCTGGAGCTTCTCGACTCGCTGGGCCCGATGATGATCATGCTGCCGCGCACCCGGTTGAGCGACGAGTACTCGATGACCGACGCCGGCCACGTGGCCCGGGTCCAGCGCGAGCACGACGACATCGCGGCCGCCGTCCTGGCCGGCGACCCGGACACCGCCAGGGCCGCGATGCGTGTGCACCTGGGCAACACCCGCAGGCGCCTCGACGCCGGACGGTGAGGGTCAGACACCCACGCTGTCGGTGGCGTCGGTGTTCTGGCTGCGCTTCGCGCGACCGGACTTCACGATGTGCCGGATCGCGGGTATGGCCACCAACAGCACGAAGATCGCCAGGATGGTGCCCGAAATCGGCCGGGTCACAAAGCCACTCGGGTCGCCGCCGAAGATCAACATCGAACGACGGGTACTCGACTCGATGATCGATCCCAGGACGAACGCCAACACCATCGGGCCGGGGTCGAATCCCGCCTTCTTCATCAGGTAGCCGATGACCCCGAACACCACCATCAGGAAGATGTCGAACGTCGAGTTGTTGATCGTGTAGACGCCGAGGATCGTGATGAGCGCGGTGATCGGCGCCAGGATCGCCGGGCGGACCCGCAGGATGCGGACGAACAATCCGACCAGCGGAATGGACAGGATCAACAGCATGATGTTGCCGATGTACATCGAGTTGATGACGCCCCAGAACACGTCGGGACGTTCGTCGACCAGTTGCGGACCCGGTGACACACCGAGGATCAGCAACGCCCCGAACAACATCGCCATCGAGGCGTTGGCCGGCAACCCGATGGTGAGCAGCGGGATGAACGATGACGTGGCCGCCGCGTTGTTCGCGGTTTCGGGTGCGGCGACACCCTCGATGGCGCCGCGGCCGAACCGCTCCGGGGTCTTCGACCGGCGCTTCTCGGTGGCGTAGGCGACGATCGACGACAGCACCGCGCCGCCGCCGGGCAGCACGCCCAGCACGAAGCCGATCACCGAACCGCGACCGATGGCACCCGAGGACTGTTTGAGTTCCTTGCGGGACGGCCAGACATTGCCCACCTTCGCCGGTGCCTGGACTTTGCGGTGCCGCTGCTCGAGGTTGTAGAGGATCTCGCCGACACCGAAGAGGCCCATCGCCACGACGACGAAGTCGATGCCGTCGGCGAGTTGCAGACTGTCGAACGTGAAACGTGATGCGCCACTGAAACTGTCCCGGCCCACGGTGGCGAGCAGCAGGCCGACGGTGCCGGCAATCAGCGCCTTGAGCTTGTTGCCGCTGCCGATGGTGGCGACGAGCAACACGCCGAGCAGCGCGAGCGCGGCGTACTCCGGTGGCCCGAACTCGAGCGCGACACTGGCCACCACCGGCGCCAACAGCGTCAGTCCGATGATCGAGATCGTCGCTCCGACAAAGGATCCGATGGCAGCGATACCGAGCGCCGTCCCTGCCTTCCCCTGTTTGGCCAGCGCGAACCCGTCGAACACGGTGACCACCGACGACGCTTCACCCGGCAGGCGGAGCAGCACCGAGGTGATGGTGCCGCCGTACTGGGCGCCGTAGTAGATCCCGGCGAGCATGATGATCGCCGAGACCGGGTCGATGGTGTAGGTGATCGGCAACAGGATCGCGATGGTGGCCGCGGGGCCGAGGCCTGGCAGGACACCGATGACCATGCCGACGAGCACGCCGACGAGGCAGTACAGCAGGTTGTGCGGCTCGATGACGAGCGCAAACCCGTCGAGAAACGCGTTCAGGTCCATGTTTTCGAGCCGTTCTCAGAAGGAGATCAAGTGGGGCACGGGGATTCGAAGCCCATAGAGGAACAGAAGGTAGAACGCCGTCACGGTCAGCACGCTGACGATGGCGGTGCTGCGCCAGGTTTCGCCCCCGAGGAATCGCAGCCAGATGACGCTCAGCGCCAGCGCGGGAATCTCGAAACCGGTCACCGGCATCAACAGCCCGAACGCGACGAAGGTGATGATGCCGACCACCGGCAGCACGCTGCTGCGGGTGAACGCTTCGCTGTCGTCGAGGCCGCGTCCCGCCACCAGCAGCACCGCCGACAGCGAGGCGACGACGACGCCGACAATGAACGGCCACATACCCGGGCCCGGCTCCCGCAGCGACCCGATGCCGTAGCCCCAGGCGAGCGCTGCTCCGGTCACCCCGATCGTGATGCCGACCAAGGCGCCCACGATCTGATAGAGGGGACCACCCGACGGCGGGCGGTCCTCCTCCATCTCGTGGGCGACCTCGGCCTCGAGTTCGGCGAGGATGTCGCGGGTGTGCAGGTGTGAGCCGGGATCGTCGACCGCACCCTGCTTGTCGGACTTCTCGACCTCGTTCACGGGTCAGGCTTCGTTGCGCAGGTTGATCCCGTACTGCTCGACCAGGTCCGCGTAGCGTTGCTGATCCTCCTGGAGCTGGGCGACCACCTCGTCGCCGGACAGTTCCATGGGGGTCAAGCTGTTCTGCTTGTTGAATTCCTTGTACCCGTCGGTGGCGAAGGTGGTCTCCATGCCCTCGATGAGGCGGTCCTTCACCTCCTGCGGGGTGCCCTTGGGAACCGTCATGAACCGGTACTGGGTCACCTCGACGTCCAGACCCTGCTCCTTGGCGGTCGGCACATCGGGCAGGTACTCGATACGGTCCGGGCCGAACACCGCCAGCGGCGTCAGCTTGCCGGACTGGATGTTCTCGATCGCCTCGCCGACCTGGATGCTGGCGACGTCGACCTGGTTGCCGAGCACCGCCGCCAGAGCGGGGGCGCCACCGTCGAAGGGCACGTCCTGGGCGTTGACGTTGCTGGTCTTGAACAACAACGCGGCCGAGAGTTGCGCGCCGGTGCCGACGCCTGTGGTCCCGTACCGGACGACCTGAGTGGCGTTCTTGATGTCGTCGAGGGTGCGGTAGCCGCTCGCCGGGTTGGTGACCAGGACGTAGTCGTCGCGAGAAACCCCCTTGACGACCTCGAAGTCGTCGATGGTGGTGACCTCGTCAGGGGCGACCGCCATGGGGGTGATGGTGAACAGCGAGGCGTTCTGAATCGCGATCGTGGATCCGTCGGGTTCGGCCCCGGCGACTTCCGCTGCCGCAAGTGCACCGTTGGCGCCCTCCCGGTTGATCACCGGGAAGGATGCGCCGAGGCTGTCGGACAAACCTTTCGAGACCGCGCGGCTGATCAGGTCGCTGGACCCGCCGGCGGAGGCGCCGACGTACATCTCGACCGTGCCCGACGGGTACTCGCCGCCATCGGAGCTGCCGCCGGTCGAATTCTGGACGCCGCCGCAGCCGGTCAGAACCAACCCGGCGGCCGCCGTCGCCGCGATACCGGCGCGAAGCCCGGTTCGGTGTAGAACGGAGGTGGATATGAGGGCCATGGGAGTCACTCCTCTGTGATCTGGAAGCTGACGACCGAGCGGTGTGGTCGACATCACTCATACGTTAGAAACCCCCAGCGATACCTGTCCAACCCCGATTTAACATCGACTAATACCCTTATTGAATCCCGCGACTTAGAGCGCCAATATCTGCCGAAAGCAGTCGAGGACCGCGCCTGAACAGCGGACCTGGTGGGCATCAGGGGTGCTCCGACGGTGAAGGATTGCTCCCGTGCTGGAAGTCCTCGAGGCGTTCGCCGTCATCTCCGTGGTCGTCGGCGTGGGTGCGATCGTCGGGCGCACCGGCATGCTCGGCGACAACGCCCGGACGGTGCTCAACCGTGTCGCCTTCCACATCGGGGTACCGGCGTTGCTGCTCCTCAATCTGTCGCAGGCCACGCTGCCGCAGATCTTCTCGTTGTCGCTGTTGGTGTCGGCCCTGGCCGCGACGCTCGCCATGGGTCTGGGCCTTCTCGTCTTCACCGCGGTTCGGCGTCGGGAACGCGGCGAAGCCGTCATCGCGGCGTGGACCGCCTCCTATGTGAACGCCGGAAACCTGGGCATCCCGCTGAGCGCATACGTCTTCGGCAGCACCACCGAGATCTCGGCGCTCATCCTGTTCCAGTCCGCGGTGATGGCACCGATCGGCATCGCCATTCTGAACTCGGCGAACACGCCGCGGCCCTCCCCGGCGCGGCAGGTCCTCGCGCTGGTCAAGAACCCGATCATCGCCGCGAGCGTGCTCGGCCTGGCCCTCGCCGCCGCCGGACTGAACATCGAAGGCCCGATCGCGGATCCACTGGAACTGCTTGCCGACCTCGCCATCCCCACCGTGCTGCTGGCCTTCGGCATCTCGTTGACCGCCGGCATCGGCGACGCGCCACCGACCAATCGTCTCGACCTCACCATCGCCGTGCTCGTCAAGACGGTGTTGATGCCGGCCACGGCGTTCGCACTCGCGCGGTGGGGCTTCGGAGCTAGCCCGGAACAGCAGTTGCTGGTCACGGTGCTCGCCGCACTGCCCTCGGCGCAGAACATCAACGCCTACGCGGCGGTGTACCGGCGCAATGAAAGCCTGGCCCGCGACGCCACGCTGATCTCGACAGCGTTGTCGGTTCCGATCATCGTCGCGATCGTCGGCGTCCTCAGGTAGAGCCTTCGGCTATTTCAGCATGCTGCCTGCGTCGACGGTGACGGGAAGGCCTGTGACGTAGCGGGATTCGTCCGACGCCAGGAACAGCACGGCGTTGCTGATGTCGACGGGTTCCACCCACCCGACCGGCAGCACGTGCATGAACTGCGCGGCCACGGCGAGATCGTCCGGCCCAGGATTCTCCAGATCCGGACGGAACAGGCGCATCGTGCCGTCGTTCATGAACATCGGCGTGTTCACATTGGTGGGGCAGACGGCGTTGACCCGAATGGAGTGCTGACCCAGTTCGACTGCGAAGGTGCGCATCAAACCGATGACGCCGTGCTTGGCCGCGATGTAGTGACCGGTGTGCGGGTAGGGCTTCAACCCGCCCACCGAGCTGGTGAGGATGATCGATCCGCCACGCTCACCCGAAAGAATGTGCGGGATGGCGGCTTTGACTGATTTCCACACACCGCTGAGGTTGACGTCGATCATGTCATCCCAGTTCTCCTCGCTGGTCTTGTCGAGGGTTTGACCACCATTGCCGATGCCTGCGTTCGCGACCACGATGTCCAACCGGCCGAGTTGCTCGACACCGCTGTCCACGGCCGACTTGAGGGCCGCGTAGTCGCGGACGTCGACCTCGGCGGTGACGATGCGCCGGTTCAATCCCTTGACCAGGTCGGCGGTATGTGCCAGGTCGTCGGGAGTCGACGGCGCGATCTGGGTGTCGCGGCTGACCGGCCCGCACACGTCGACGGCGATGATGTCGGCACCTTCTTCGGCCAGTCGCACCGCGTGGCTGCGTCCCTGGCCTCGGGCCGCACCGGTGATGAAAGCGACTTTTCCTGCGACCCGACCGGCCATGTTCCACCTCGATTGTCGAGCCCCCGGCGGGAGTCAGCCGGCGGCACCTGATGATTTTATCGATCGATCAGGAACGTTGGCACTAGTCGGCGCTACTGTCAACCCTCGTGGAGTCCTGGCGATCGGTGAGTCGGCCGAGTTGGTGCTTCATGTATGCACGTAGCTCGTCATGTCCGAGGGTGACACCGACCGCGCTTTCGTTGCAGAGGCTTCGCGCCGTCTGCGCGATGAGCATGGACAGGGCCATCGGCGGACACTCGTCGAGATCGACGCCCTTGGCGCGCAGCGCCACCGTCACCGCCGCGGTCTCGATGTCGCGCACCCGCTCGGCATAGGACTTGAGTTCGGCCCGAATCACCTTGCGATGATTGGCCAGCGCCATGAACTCGGTGTTCAGCCCTGTCCATCGCAGATCGCTGTTCATCGACCACAACGCATCCAATGGGTCGTCCTCGGTGAGTGCGGTACGCATGCGTTCGAGCGCGATCTCCGCGCCCGAGCGCAGCACCTCGACGAACAGGTCGTCCATGGTGGGGAAGTAGTAGTAGACAAGCGCCTGCTTGACGCCGGCCTCAGTGGCGATGCGCCGTGAAGTCGCTGCGGCGTAACCCTCGTCGCGCATGACCTTGGCGGTGGCCTCGATCAGGCGTTGTCGCGCACCGGGTTCGGCGGATCTGGGCTTGCCGGCAGTCGCCATTCAGCCGAGTCCCTGATGAATGCTTGACCGCAGTTCGCGCCCTGTGATAGGCATGGCGCAGTGTATCAGTTTGATCGATCGATCAGTTTTTGGGGATCGTACTCATGGAGGCTGCAATGACCGATCTCGCGGCGGTGAACTTCTTCGCCGATGAAGGCGTGAGTCAGGACCCCTACGAATACTGGGACTACCTGCGGGAGCAGGGCCCGGTGACTCGGGAGCCACACTTCGGCGTCGTCGCCGTCACGGGCTACCAGGAAGTGATGGCGGCCTTCAAGGACCACGACCATTTCTCGGCCGTCAACGCCATCGGTGGGCCTTTCCCGCCATTGCCCTTCACACCGGAGGGCGACGACATCGCCGAGCAGATCGAAGCCCACCGCCATGAGTTCCCGATCCACGAACACATGGTCGTCATGGATCCACCCGCCCACGAACGGGCGCGGTCACTCCTGAGCAGGCTGCTGACGCCACGTCGCCTCAAGGAGAACGAGGACTTCATGTGGCAACTGGTCGACAGCCAGATCGATCAGTTCATCCACAACGGCAGATGCGAGTTCCTGTCCGAGTACGCGAAACCCTTTGCCACCACCGCCATCATCGACCTGCTGGGGGTCCCCGAGGCGGACCGCCCCGAGTTCCTCGCCGCCCTCGGGGCCGAACGTCCGTCGGGCAACGTCGTCGGCGCGCTCGACGGCGCGCCGGTGGGGCGCGACCCGTTGCGGTACTTGGACGAAAAGTTCGCCGGTTATCTCGCCGAGCGACGACGGGACCCGCGCGACGACGTGCTGTCGGGGATGGCGACCGCGACGTACCCCGACGGTTCCACGCCCGAGCTGCTCGAGGTGGTCAAGCCGGCCACGTTCCTGTTCGCCGCCGGTCAGGAGACCGTCACGAAGCTGCTCAGCGCAGCGGTCCAGGTGCTTGCCGACCGTCCCGAGTACCAGGAGACGCTGCGTCAGAACCCGGACGGCATTCCGGTGTTCATCGAGGAGGCACTGCGGATGCACTCTCCGACGAAGGTGGACTTCCGGCTGGTCCGCAAGTCCACAACGCTTGGTGGTGCCCACTTGAAGGCGGGCACCATCGTGATGCTCTGCCTCGGCGCCGCCAACCGCGATCCGCGAAAGTTCGACGATCCTCATGACTTCCGACCGGACCGGAAGAACGTCCGCGAACACATCGCCTTCGGCCGCGGCATCCACACCTGCGCCGGCGCACCGCTGGCCCGTGTGGAAGGACAGATCACCGTGCGCCGGCTACTCGACCGCATGCGCGACATCACGGTCGACGAAGCGGTTCACGGACCCCTAGGCGCCCGGCGATACACCTACGACCCGACGTTCCTGCTGCGCGGTCTGAGCGAACTCCGGATGGAGTTCACCGCGGCCGATCAGTGAGGTCAGGGCGCTCGTCGAACTGTCGGTGTTACCGTATCCACTTCGGCTAGCATTGGCTCGATATGGACACTGACAGCGACCACGTGGACGTGACCGGCCAGCGAGCCCTCGTGATGGGTGCCAGCGGCAATGTGGGGGCGTGCGTGACCCGGCACCTCGCAGCCGGCGGTGCCGATGTGCGCGTCCTTCTGCGAAAGACCAGTTCCATGTTGGGGATCGACGGAACAGACGTCGAGAAGTGCTACGGGGACCTCTCCGACGCCGCGCAGGTCGCTGCGGCCATGTCGGACCGCGATGTCGTCTACTACTGCGTCGTCGACACCCGA from Mycobacterium sp. DL includes:
- a CDS encoding FadR/GntR family transcriptional regulator, which codes for METSLAQRVVAGLKDKIFSGDLPPGHKLPSEAELIDEFGVSRTVVREAVTRLRAEGLLETFQGRGSFVLAVPAPSSFTVESSALRTHRDVLDMIDFRLGVESETAALAAARINPAGQKTITAALDAFVAAAPADAVEADYLFHRAVAAVSGNRFCLELLDSLGPMMIMLPRTRLSDEYSMTDAGHVARVQREHDDIAAAVLAGDPDTARAAMRVHLGNTRRRLDAGR
- a CDS encoding mandelate racemase/muconate lactonizing enzyme family protein; the encoded protein is MSDRIRHLRLSHVVLPLDHPVSDAKVLTGRQKPLTETVMLFVEVLTEDGFQGTGFSYSKRAGGRAQYTHLCEVAETVLGQDPSDIDKIYQSLLWAGASVGRSGTATQAIAALDVALWDLKARRAGLPLAKLLGSHRDSCRVYNTSGGFLQASVEEIKEKATASVESGIGGIKIKVGQPDWRTDLERVAALREHLGDTPLMVDANQQWGRARARRMCRELEQYDLIWIEEPLDAWDAVGHADLSHTFDTPIATGEMLTSVAEHMALIDAGYRGIVQPDAPRIGGITPFLRFATLAAHAGLALAPHYAMEIHLHLAAVYPTEPWVEHFEWLNPLFNERIEIRDGRIWLSDRPGLGFTLSDRMRELTVASAEFGAG
- a CDS encoding tripartite tricarboxylate transporter permease → MDLNAFLDGFALVIEPHNLLYCLVGVLVGMVIGVLPGLGPAATIAILLPITYTIDPVSAIIMLAGIYYGAQYGGTITSVLLRLPGEASSVVTVFDGFALAKQGKAGTALGIAAIGSFVGATISIIGLTLLAPVVASVALEFGPPEYAALALLGVLLVATIGSGNKLKALIAGTVGLLLATVGRDSFSGASRFTFDSLQLADGIDFVVVAMGLFGVGEILYNLEQRHRKVQAPAKVGNVWPSRKELKQSSGAIGRGSVIGFVLGVLPGGGAVLSSIVAYATEKRRSKTPERFGRGAIEGVAAPETANNAAATSSFIPLLTIGLPANASMAMLFGALLILGVSPGPQLVDERPDVFWGVINSMYIGNIMLLILSIPLVGLFVRILRVRPAILAPITALITILGVYTINNSTFDIFLMVVFGVIGYLMKKAGFDPGPMVLAFVLGSIIESSTRRSMLIFGGDPSGFVTRPISGTILAIFVLLVAIPAIRHIVKSGRAKRSQNTDATDSVGV
- a CDS encoding tripartite tricarboxylate transporter TctB family protein, which translates into the protein MNEVEKSDKQGAVDDPGSHLHTRDILAELEAEVAHEMEEDRPPSGGPLYQIVGALVGITIGVTGAALAWGYGIGSLREPGPGMWPFIVGVVVASLSAVLLVAGRGLDDSEAFTRSSVLPVVGIITFVAFGLLMPVTGFEIPALALSVIWLRFLGGETWRSTAIVSVLTVTAFYLLFLYGLRIPVPHLISF
- a CDS encoding TetR/AcrR family transcriptional regulator, with amino-acid sequence MATAGKPRSAEPGARQRLIEATAKVMRDEGYAAATSRRIATEAGVKQALVYYYFPTMDDLFVEVLRSGAEIALERMRTALTEDDPLDALWSMNSDLRWTGLNTEFMALANHRKVIRAELKSYAERVRDIETAAVTVALRAKGVDLDECPPMALSMLIAQTARSLCNESAVGVTLGHDELRAYMKHQLGRLTDRQDSTRVDSSAD
- a CDS encoding mycofactocin-coupled SDR family oxidoreductase, which translates into the protein MAGRVAGKVAFITGAARGQGRSHAVRLAEEGADIIAVDVCGPVSRDTQIAPSTPDDLAHTADLVKGLNRRIVTAEVDVRDYAALKSAVDSGVEQLGRLDIVVANAGIGNGGQTLDKTSEENWDDMIDVNLSGVWKSVKAAIPHILSGERGGSIILTSSVGGLKPYPHTGHYIAAKHGVIGLMRTFAVELGQHSIRVNAVCPTNVNTPMFMNDGTMRLFRPDLENPGPDDLAVAAQFMHVLPVGWVEPVDISNAVLFLASDESRYVTGLPVTVDAGSMLK
- a CDS encoding TetR/AcrR family transcriptional regulator C-terminal domain-containing protein codes for the protein MGERTPKRGAGGAQSSAGDPARTLSLLWRQPGDGRASRGPRQRTTVDAVVTAAIEVADSEGLSALTIRSVAAGLGITPMATYTYVAGKAELLDLMLDTVYQQMPRATLSGMAWREKVSVIAEENRGMFERHPWVASVATTRPPLGPGMMAKYEHELLAFDGVGLSDVEMDAALTYVLGFVTSVARIAIDTDRASADSGVSDRDWWERAAPLLADVLDAERFPLATRVGAAAGERHGSAYSAAHAYEFGLARVLDGLAALIDGR
- a CDS encoding tripartite tricarboxylate transporter substrate binding protein, whose translation is MALISTSVLHRTGLRAGIAATAAAGLVLTGCGGVQNSTGGSSDGGEYPSGTVEMYVGASAGGSSDLISRAVSKGLSDSLGASFPVINREGANGALAAAEVAGAEPDGSTIAIQNASLFTITPMAVAPDEVTTIDDFEVVKGVSRDDYVLVTNPASGYRTLDDIKNATQVVRYGTTGVGTGAQLSAALLFKTSNVNAQDVPFDGGAPALAAVLGNQVDVASIQVGEAIENIQSGKLTPLAVFGPDRIEYLPDVPTAKEQGLDVEVTQYRFMTVPKGTPQEVKDRLIEGMETTFATDGYKEFNKQNSLTPMELSGDEVVAQLQEDQQRYADLVEQYGINLRNEA
- a CDS encoding AEC family transporter, whose translation is MLEVLEAFAVISVVVGVGAIVGRTGMLGDNARTVLNRVAFHIGVPALLLLNLSQATLPQIFSLSLLVSALAATLAMGLGLLVFTAVRRRERGEAVIAAWTASYVNAGNLGIPLSAYVFGSTTEISALILFQSAVMAPIGIAILNSANTPRPSPARQVLALVKNPIIAASVLGLALAAAGLNIEGPIADPLELLADLAIPTVLLAFGISLTAGIGDAPPTNRLDLTIAVLVKTVLMPATAFALARWGFGASPEQQLLVTVLAALPSAQNINAYAAVYRRNESLARDATLISTALSVPIIVAIVGVLR
- a CDS encoding cytochrome P450 — encoded protein: MTDLAAVNFFADEGVSQDPYEYWDYLREQGPVTREPHFGVVAVTGYQEVMAAFKDHDHFSAVNAIGGPFPPLPFTPEGDDIAEQIEAHRHEFPIHEHMVVMDPPAHERARSLLSRLLTPRRLKENEDFMWQLVDSQIDQFIHNGRCEFLSEYAKPFATTAIIDLLGVPEADRPEFLAALGAERPSGNVVGALDGAPVGRDPLRYLDEKFAGYLAERRRDPRDDVLSGMATATYPDGSTPELLEVVKPATFLFAAGQETVTKLLSAAVQVLADRPEYQETLRQNPDGIPVFIEEALRMHSPTKVDFRLVRKSTTLGGAHLKAGTIVMLCLGAANRDPRKFDDPHDFRPDRKNVREHIAFGRGIHTCAGAPLARVEGQITVRRLLDRMRDITVDEAVHGPLGARRYTYDPTFLLRGLSELRMEFTAADQ